A part of Vigna radiata var. radiata cultivar VC1973A chromosome 11, Vradiata_ver6, whole genome shotgun sequence genomic DNA contains:
- the LOC106776413 gene encoding 60S ribosomal protein L15-1, protein MGAYNYVSELWRKKQSDVMRFLQRVRCWEYRQQPSIVRLTRPTRPDKARRLGYKAKQGYVVYRVRVRRGGRKRPVPKGIVYGKPTNQGVTQLKFQRSKRSVAEERAGRKLGGLRVLNSYWVNEDSTYKYFEIILVDVAHAAIRNDPRINWLCNPVHKHRELRGLTSAGKSNRGLRGRGHLYHKARPSRRATWKRNNTLSLRRYR, encoded by the exons ATGG GTGCCTACAACTATGTTTCAGAGCTATGGCGCAAGAAGCAGTCTGATGTTATGCGCTTTTTGCAGCGGGTGAGGTGCTGGGAGTACAGGCAGCAGCCTTCCATTGTTCGTCTGACCAGGCCAACCCGCCCTGACAAGGCTCGTCGCTTGGGCTATAAGGCTAAGCAG GGTTACGTTGTGTATCGTGTTCGTGTGCGTAGAGGTGGCAGAAAGAGGCCAGTGCCCAAAGGTATTGTTTATGGTAAGCCAACAAACCAGGGTGTTACTCAATTAAAATTCCAGCGTAGCAAGAGGTCCGTTGCTGAGGAGCGAGCTGGACGGAAGCTGGGTGGACTTAGAGTCCTAAACTCTTACTGGGTGAACGAG GACTCGACTTACAAGTATTTCGAGATAATTCTGGTAGATGTTGCCCATGCTGCTATTAGAAATGATCCCAGAATCAATTGGCTCTGCAATCCAGTGCATAAGCACAGGGAGCTGCGTGGGCTTACCTCTGCAGGGAAAAGCAACAGGGGTTTACGTGGCAGAGGACATCTGTACCACAAGGCTCGTCCATCCCGCAGGGCAACCTGGAAGAGGAACAACACCCTGTCACTTCGCCGCTACCGTTAA